Proteins co-encoded in one Prunus persica cultivar Lovell chromosome G6, Prunus_persica_NCBIv2, whole genome shotgun sequence genomic window:
- the LOC18774095 gene encoding RING finger and transmembrane domain-containing protein 1 has product MEVPGGNLDSFRAASGNSSSRRYGMLSASNIIQAPLSALLEYSGLLRGRSNHQEAESLINGRSAAAFRDHHHSQLDQSPTTSNDGEVSIRIIGAGEQEHDREGAGLVVGQLREVTVPPNEVSAPPMAGVASVSLTTEEGQTDGRTDRSSGEGMPQSLNGSADGEGVDGAGSNGRDSSYQRYDIQQAARWIEQVLPFSLLLLVVFIRQHLQGFFVTIWIAAVMFKSNDILRKQTALKGERKVAVLIGISLAFALHVVGVYWWYQNDDLLYPLIMLPPKLIPPFWHAVFIIMVNDTLVRQAAMVLKCILLIYYKNSRGRNYRKQGQMLTLLEYLLLLYRALLPTPVWYRFFLNKEYGSLFSSLMTGLYLTFKLTSVVEKVQSFFAALKALSRKEVHYGAYATSEQVNAAGDLCAICQEKMHAPILLRCKHIFCEDCVSEWFERERTCPLCRALVKPADLRSFGDGSTSLFFQLF; this is encoded by the exons ATGGAAGTGCCGGGTGGCAATCTGGACTCGTTTAGAGCTGCTTCGGGAAATAGTAGTTCTAGAAGATATGGAATGTTATCCGCTTCCAATATCATTCAGGCACCACTTTCTGCCTTGTTGGAGTACTCGGGTCTTCTCCGTGGCCGCTCTAATCACCAAGAAGCTGAATCTTTAATTAACGGCCGTAGCGCTGCTGCTTTCCGGGATCACCATCATAGTCAGCTGGACCAATCTCCAACTACAAGCAACGACGGGGAGGTTTCCATTAGGATAATTGGTGCAGGGGAGCAGGAGCATGACAGGGAAGGCGCAGGGTTAGTAGTTGGACAGTTGAGGGAAGTTACTGTTCCCCCAAATGAGGTTTCTGCACCACCAATGGCAGGGGTGGCGTCTGTGTCATTGACAACAGAGGAGGGTCAGACAGATGGCAGAACAGATCGTAGTTCGGGAGAGGGCATGCCCCAATCGTTAAATGGAAGTGCTGATGGAGAAGGAGTTGATGGAGCTGGGTCTAATGGCAGAGATTCTTCTTACCAGAGATATGACATTCAGCAGGCAGCTAGGTGGATTGAGCAGGTCCTTCCCTTTTCTTTGCTTCTATTGGTGGTCTTCATCCGCCAGCATTTGCAGG GTTTCTTTGTTACAATTTGGATTGCTGCTGTTATGTTCAAGTCAAATGATATTCTAAGGAAACAGACAGCTTTGAAG GGAGAGAGGAAAGTCGCAGTTCTAATCGGCATCTCTCTTGCATTTGCATTGCACGTGGTTGGTGTTTACTGGTGGTATCAGAATGATGATCTGTTGTACCCATTAATTATGCTTCCTCCTAAACTTATACCACCATTTTGGCACGCTGTTTTCATCATCATGGTGAATG ACACCCTGGTCCGGCAGGCAGCAATGGTGCTCAAGTGCATTCTATTAATATACTACAAAAACAGCAGAGGCCGAAACTATCGTAAGCAG GGTCAAATGCTTACTCTGCTTGAGTATTTACTGCTCTTGTACCGTGCCTTGTTGCCAACACCAGTGTGGTATCGTTTCTTCTTGAACAAAGAATATGGGAGTCTCTTTTCATCCCTAATGACGGGGTTATATTTGACTTTCAAGCTCACATCTGTTGTTGAGAAG GTGCAATCCTTCTTTGCTGCATTGAAGGCATTGTCACGTAAAGAGGTGCACTATGGGGCATATGCGACATCAGAACAG GTCAATGCAGCTGGCGATCTTTGTGCAATTTGCCAGGAGAAGATGCACGCTCCTATCCTACTTCGATGTAAACACATCTTTTGTGAGGACTGTGTATCAGAGTG GTTTGAGAGAGAACGGACGTGCCCATTGTGCAGAGCTTTGGTAAAACCTGCAGATCTTAGATCATTCGGCGATGGATCAACGAGTTTGTTTTTCCAGCTGTTCTGA
- the LOC18772644 gene encoding NADH dehydrogenase [ubiquinone] 1 alpha subcomplex subunit 1 — MSLVWMEAILPLGIIAGMLCVMGNAQYYIHKAAHGRPKHIGNDMWDVAMERRDKKLIEQATAPSSN; from the exons ATGTCGCTGGTTTGGATGGAAGCTATTCTCCCTCTTGGGATCATAGCAGGAATGCTTTGCGTCATGGGAAATGCTCAGTATTATATCCACAAAGCCGCTCATGGCCGG CCGAAGCACATCGGAAATGACATGTGGGACGTAGCCATGGAGAGAAGGGACAAGAAGCTGATAGAGCAGGCGACTGCTCCTTCTTCTAATTAG
- the LOC18772386 gene encoding KH domain-containing protein At3g08620: MSGLYNPNFSPARAASPQIRSTPDVDSQYLSELLAEHQKLGPFMQVLPICSRLLNQEILRVSGMMSNQGFGDFDRMRHRSPSPMASSNLMSNVTGTGLGGWNGLPQERLGGPHGMTMDWQGAPASPSSYTVKRILRLEIPVDTYPNFNFVGRLLGPRGNSLKRVEATTGCRVYIRGKGSIKDPDKEEKLRGRPGYEHLNEPLHILIEADLPANVVDIRLRQAQEIIEELLKPVDESQDFIKRQQLRELALLNSNFREESPGPSGSVSPFNSSGMKRAKTGR; the protein is encoded by the exons ATGTCGGGCTTGTATAATCCCAACTTCTCACCTGCCAGAGCTGCTTCTCCTCAGATTAGAAGCACCCCAGATGTTGACAG TCAGTACTTATCAGAGCTGTTAGCAGAGCACCAGAAGCTTGGACCTTTCATGCAAGTACTTCCGATATGCAGCCGACTCTTGAATCAAG AGATTTTACGGGTTTCTGGAATGATGTCCAACCAAGGTTTTGGTGACTTTGACAGAATGCGACATAGAAGTCCTAGTCCAATGGCTTCTTCAAACCTTATGTCAAATGTTACTGGGACAGGATTGGGTGGCTGGAATGGACTTCCTCAAGAG AGATTAGGTGGACCACATGGAATGACAATGGACTGGCAAGGTGCACCTGCGAGCCCTAGTTCATACACTGTGAAGAGGATTTTACGTTTGGAAATTCCTGTAGATACTTACCCCAAT TTCAATTTTGTTGGGCGACTTCTTGGACCGAGAGGTAATTCTCTGAAACGGGTTGAAGCTACTACAGGTTGTCGTGTATACATTAGAGGGAAAGGATCTATTAAGGATCCAGACAAG GAGGAGAAGCTTCGGGGAAGACCAGGGTATGAGCATCTGAATGAACCACTCCACATCTTAATTGAAGCGGACTTACCTGCCAATGTTGTTGATATAAGGCTGAGACAGGCGCAGGAAATTATAGAAGAATTGCTCAAACCTGTG GATGAGTCACAGGATTTTATTAAGAGGCAGCAATTGCGTGAGTTGGCTCtgctaaactcaaatttcagAGAAGAAAGTCCTGGACCAAGCGGTAGTGTATCTCCTTTCAATTCAAGCGGAATGAAACGCGCAAAAACCGGTCGATGA
- the LOC18774299 gene encoding uncharacterized protein LOC18774299 — MGLLFRSLAMLFVVIWFSRLPDLSAQSSRGQPRALDALLQDYAYRAFVHPKTGVTFKGMVPLNLTGIQIAAMRLRSGSLYRRGVAMYKEFEIPQYVSEKPYVERLVLVYQNLGNWSMVYYPLPGYSYLAPVLGLLAYNASNLSATNLPELDIRASGDPIKIKFQDVKPTPAGTVAKCVSFDLDGSVNFSNVASGNICSTIQQGHFSIAVESIAPSPAPVSPSPTPAGAGKKNNNSKVWIIVGSVLGGLALLALLFFLVLWAYKYREKKSLQQMEKAADVGEALHMTSVGDTKAPAATFTRTQPTIESEYVP, encoded by the coding sequence ATGGGGCTTCTATTTCGAAGTCTCGCGATGCTTTTCGTTGTGATATGGTTCTCACGGCTGCCTGATCTTTCTGCACAATCTTCAAGAGGCCAACCGCGTGCTCTTGATGCTCTTCTTCAAGATTATGCTTACAGGGCTTTTGTTCATCCAAAGACAGGTGTTACCTTTAAGGGTATGGTTCCCTTGAATTTGACTGGAATTCAGATTGCAGCTATGAGGCTCAGGAGTGGTAGCTTGTACAGGAGAGGTGTTGCGATGTACAAAGAGTTTGAGATCCCCCAGTATGTCAGTGAGAAACCATATGTGGAGAGGCTTGTTTTGGTGTACCAAAACTTAGGCAATTGGTCGATGGTGTATTACCCATTACCTGGTTACTCTTACTTAGCTCCAGTGCTCGGTCTTCTTGCTTATAATGCTAGCAACTTATCAGCCACAAATTTGCCAGAATTGGATATCAGGGCATCTGGTGATCccataaaaatcaaatttcagGATGTGAAACCGACCCCTGCAGGGACCGTGGCAAAGTGCGTTTCGTTTGATTTGGATGGTTCAGTCAATTTCAGCAATGTGGCATCAGGCAATATATGCTCAACAATCCAACAGGGGCACTTCTCTATAGCAGTCGAGTCCATTGCTCCTTCTCCAGCACCAGTTTCTCCTAGTCCTACCCCTGCTGGTGCCGgaaagaagaataataattcTAAAGTGTGGATAATTGTTGGGTCTGTGCTGGGTGGATTAGCATTGCTGGCATTGTTGTTCTTCCTAGTACTTTGGGCGTATAAGTACAGGGAAAAGAAGAGTTTGCAACAGATGGAGAAGGCTGCAGATGTAGGAGAAGCCTTGCATATGACCTCAGTTGGAGATACAAAAGCACCTGCAGCAACATTTACTCGAACACAACCGACCATCGAGAGTGAATATGTTCCTTGA